In the Olleya sp. Hel_I_94 genome, one interval contains:
- a CDS encoding DUF2441 domain-containing protein produces the protein MTNQTQNFIYFIDLTEPIVCLNLINTNQLSSPSLTHYITYKTEYPLYNINPDDLLTDINLTRFGFVSPRFQYVILSNWSTNGLKIGIGTINTKYYSNSDIIRIHRIAKLEVEFEKVRRKVDSNLPSRLTCIYVAEDNVDSRNMLKNMFFNKKHFHIASVNLKYVKSHKADSKWISDYEKTNSISSIEKYWKGIDFDNNPQYEYLIEGIVSLNKIEDREYIKNEFNAE, from the coding sequence ATGACCAATCAGACTCAAAATTTTATATATTTTATTGATTTAACCGAGCCTATCGTTTGTTTAAATCTTATAAATACCAATCAATTAAGCTCGCCATCACTAACACATTATATCACCTATAAAACTGAATATCCATTATATAACATAAATCCTGACGACTTATTAACTGATATAAATTTGACACGTTTCGGATTTGTTTCACCAAGGTTTCAATATGTAATACTATCGAATTGGTCTACTAATGGCTTGAAAATCGGAATAGGAACAATCAATACAAAATATTACTCTAACTCTGATATTATTAGAATACATCGAATTGCAAAACTTGAAGTCGAATTTGAGAAAGTTAGAAGAAAAGTTGATTCCAATCTACCAAGTAGATTAACTTGCATTTATGTAGCTGAAGATAATGTTGATAGTAGAAATATGCTTAAAAATATGTTCTTTAATAAAAAACATTTTCACATAGCATCGGTAAATTTAAAATATGTAAAATCACATAAAGCGGACTCTAAATGGATTTCTGATTATGAAAAGACAAATAGTATAAGTTCAATAGAAAAATATTGGAAAGGAATTGATTTTGATAATAATCCCCAATATGAATATTTGATAGAAGGTATTGTTAGTCTGAATAAAATTGAAGACAGAGAATATATAAAAAATGAATTTAATGCTGAATAA
- a CDS encoding AAA family ATPase yields MFTYTLSKEFKSLKPIEINLPDFIVLTGLNGVGKTQFLQTINGKTASVTENGRNLNNKRFFNTQSLKPNNLSQTDPIQFSQEQEMHIEDMYMQFQDYSRQSKLPNFKYEIFLQERYGNTYNIFSKTLEYLKDKKEIENITRNDFINLPSNINSSSDLFHQNFTIIFQKWLDAFHQNEYNQFLESKGDKVIVLSSEEFTKIHGPKPWKIINSIFRESGLNYKFNVDENYRKYSHFSIQLYNTVSNVVINNFEDLSSGEKVIMSLAFALYNSRYKGNLPDIILLDEPDASLHPLMSKMLLNVIEKVFVKKLKIKVILTTHSPSTIALTNPENIFSINPKTRNITKVSKDFALSILTKDIPSFSIIYENRRQVFVESENDVEYYEKIYNLLKPNLNREISLSFISSGDTRTDTNGIKVSNCAQVINISKTIRNAGNNFVYGIIDWDLNNEDYKDYIIVNGKSERYNIENLIFDPLLVVLLLIRNRIGDFEKINIDYKYSKISTLKEIDFQLIIDSYIKSISDSFICEKKNENLKISYINGMELSVPKWYLHYQGHKLEDILINKFPKLNEIKRKNEKRLKLEIIDKILYEFVEFIPSSFLETFKKIQKV; encoded by the coding sequence ATGTTTACTTATACTTTAAGCAAAGAATTTAAATCTTTAAAACCAATAGAAATAAATTTACCTGACTTTATAGTTTTAACAGGTTTGAATGGTGTTGGTAAAACTCAATTTTTACAGACAATAAATGGAAAAACCGCATCTGTTACTGAAAATGGTCGTAACTTAAATAATAAAAGGTTTTTTAACACTCAAAGTCTTAAACCTAACAACTTATCACAAACTGATCCTATTCAATTCAGTCAAGAACAAGAGATGCATATCGAAGATATGTATATGCAATTTCAAGATTATTCTAGGCAATCTAAATTACCGAATTTTAAATACGAAATATTCTTACAAGAAAGATACGGTAATACGTATAACATTTTTTCTAAAACTCTTGAATATTTAAAAGACAAAAAAGAAATCGAAAATATAACTCGTAACGATTTTATTAATTTACCAAGCAATATTAATTCTTCAAGTGATTTATTTCATCAAAATTTTACTATAATATTTCAAAAATGGTTAGATGCATTTCATCAAAACGAATACAATCAATTTCTTGAAAGCAAAGGTGATAAAGTTATTGTATTAAGTAGCGAAGAATTCACTAAAATTCACGGTCCAAAACCTTGGAAAATAATTAATAGTATATTTCGAGAATCAGGGTTAAATTACAAATTTAATGTTGATGAAAATTATAGAAAATATTCACATTTTTCTATTCAATTATATAATACAGTAAGTAATGTCGTAATTAATAATTTTGAAGACTTATCCTCGGGAGAGAAAGTAATTATGTCATTAGCATTTGCACTTTATAATTCTAGGTATAAAGGAAATTTACCTGATATAATTTTATTAGATGAACCAGACGCATCATTGCATCCGTTAATGTCTAAAATGTTACTTAACGTTATTGAAAAAGTATTTGTAAAAAAACTTAAGATTAAAGTAATTTTAACAACACACTCGCCTTCTACAATTGCTTTAACTAATCCTGAAAATATATTCTCTATAAACCCTAAAACGAGAAATATAACTAAAGTATCAAAAGATTTCGCTCTATCAATTTTAACAAAAGATATTCCTTCTTTTAGTATAATTTATGAAAATCGAAGACAGGTATTTGTAGAAAGTGAAAACGATGTTGAATACTATGAAAAAATTTATAATCTTTTAAAACCAAATTTAAATAGAGAAATTTCATTGTCATTTATCTCTTCTGGAGACACGAGAACTGATACAAATGGAATAAAAGTAAGTAACTGTGCTCAAGTTATTAATATTTCTAAAACCATTAGAAATGCGGGAAATAATTTTGTTTACGGTATAATCGATTGGGATTTGAATAATGAAGATTATAAAGACTATATTATAGTAAATGGTAAATCTGAAAGATACAATATTGAAAATTTAATTTTCGACCCACTATTAGTTGTTCTACTACTAATTAGAAATAGAATTGGAGATTTTGAAAAAATAAATATTGACTATAAATATTCTAAAATTTCTACCTTAAAAGAAATAGATTTCCAATTAATTATTGACAGTTATATTAAAAGTATTTCTGACAGTTTTATATGTGAGAAAAAAAATGAAAATTTAAAAATTAGTTATATTAATGGAATGGAACTCTCTGTTCCTAAATGGTATTTACATTATCAAGGTCACAAATTAGAAGATATACTAATTAATAAATTCCCGAAACTTAATGAAATAAAA
- a CDS encoding DUF4238 domain-containing protein has translation MITEKKNQHYIPKFYLRNFSYYKNKKQIGVYNLKSSFFIQTAKLKTQGSKNFFYGHDGVIEDKLSFIETYLAKSINTIISEEKLPLPKSEEYYFLLNFITLTNLRSPTSLDTIKQMSNSMKSKLNSLDPSFIDGNQLGNIKDEDLIRLLLSMSAETLLIITDLKAKLIINNTKTAFISSDFPIIKYNQFLEKRKVGFSKTGYGLIGLQILCPISEKLAVILYDDNIYKVGNKRDKNLIIEKEKDIDSINLLQFINNGNTIFFTEKTSKTYLDKIHNKSKKFKKANQGIAELSYIIKEGENPEEVMKNKENLIITGATDCETNLELEGLKIHSKGKAIRHIKHNQLRKHPEFLIRMKKN, from the coding sequence ATGATAACTGAAAAGAAAAATCAGCATTATATACCTAAGTTTTATTTAAGGAACTTTTCCTACTATAAGAATAAAAAACAAATTGGTGTTTATAATCTAAAAAGTTCGTTTTTCATACAAACAGCAAAGTTAAAAACTCAAGGTTCTAAGAACTTTTTTTATGGACACGATGGTGTAATTGAAGATAAACTTTCATTTATTGAGACATATTTGGCAAAATCTATAAATACAATAATTTCTGAAGAAAAATTACCACTCCCCAAATCTGAAGAATATTACTTTTTACTAAATTTTATTACTTTAACAAACCTAAGAAGCCCTACCTCATTAGACACCATTAAACAAATGTCTAATAGTATGAAAAGTAAGTTAAACTCACTTGACCCATCATTCATTGATGGAAATCAATTAGGCAATATTAAAGACGAGGATTTAATTCGATTATTACTATCGATGTCTGCCGAAACACTTCTTATAATAACAGATTTAAAAGCAAAATTAATTATTAATAATACAAAAACAGCTTTCATTAGTTCTGATTTTCCAATAATTAAATACAATCAATTTCTAGAAAAACGAAAAGTAGGATTCTCAAAAACAGGGTATGGTTTAATTGGCTTACAAATTTTATGTCCAATAAGTGAAAAACTTGCTGTAATTCTCTATGATGACAATATATATAAAGTTGGTAATAAAAGAGATAAAAATCTAATCATCGAAAAAGAAAAAGACATAGATTCAATAAATCTATTACAATTTATTAATAACGGTAATACTATTTTTTTCACTGAAAAGACATCAAAAACATACCTTGATAAAATCCATAATAAATCTAAGAAATTTAAAAAAGCTAATCAGGGAATTGCTGAACTTAGTTATATTATTAAGGAAGGGGAAAATCCTGAAGAGGTAATGAAAAACAAAGAAAACCTTATAATAACAGGTGCCACAGATTGCGAAACAAATTTAGAATTAGAAGGCTTAAAAATACATTCAAAAGGAAAAGCAATAAGGCATATTAAACATAATCAATTAAGAAAACACCCTGAATTTCTAATACGAATGAAAAAAAACTAA
- a CDS encoding ImmA/IrrE family metallo-endopeptidase — translation MKESNIDDLLKSIFSDDESFDIRNEFEQKLSDYNVSKTKALKLLNIDKDVFEQIISGTAKQPNLIHVVKIAEFLEINIDKFIQIVLNNQSKVNIGSIDKARKATFLLKNFDVKTLTKLGFFDKDYETDELVDKVLTFFGYTSIQEYEDELVEPLYSKTKRNFSDKMKDFWIKSAYQTFRIIDNPNEYDRVRLKDLIVKVKPYSQDVKEGLFTVCKALYNIGVTVIFQDYLSTTQVRGGTFIVNGKPCIVLTDFNKKYPTIWFTLLHELHHVLFDFDLIETSSFHLTGDDDLFLIEDKADSFARDFFMAEDKFNYIKKYINNPFLVSKFAEQNEIHVSIVYSFYTWYQDKLYGKNYHAAFRDFYPNYKEALGKLSPISWDDISIKETSERIKLILEIK, via the coding sequence ATGAAAGAATCAAACATAGACGATTTATTAAAATCAATTTTTTCTGATGATGAAAGTTTTGATATCAGAAATGAATTTGAACAAAAACTATCTGATTACAATGTTAGTAAAACAAAGGCGTTAAAGCTTTTGAATATTGATAAAGATGTTTTTGAGCAAATAATTAGTGGTACAGCAAAGCAACCGAATTTAATCCATGTGGTTAAAATTGCTGAATTTTTAGAAATTAATATTGATAAATTTATTCAGATTGTATTAAATAATCAAAGTAAGGTTAATATCGGTTCAATTGATAAGGCTAGAAAAGCAACTTTTTTACTAAAGAATTTTGACGTAAAGACTTTAACAAAACTTGGTTTTTTTGATAAAGATTATGAGACAGATGAATTAGTTGACAAAGTTCTTACATTTTTTGGTTATACATCTATTCAAGAATATGAAGATGAACTTGTTGAACCTTTGTATAGTAAGACAAAAAGGAATTTTTCAGATAAAATGAAAGATTTTTGGATAAAGTCCGCTTATCAAACTTTTAGAATTATTGACAATCCAAATGAATACGATAGAGTTAGATTAAAAGACTTAATAGTAAAAGTTAAGCCTTATTCTCAAGATGTTAAAGAAGGTCTTTTTACTGTTTGTAAAGCACTTTATAATATTGGTGTCACAGTTATTTTTCAAGACTATTTGTCAACAACTCAAGTACGAGGTGGGACATTTATTGTAAATGGTAAACCTTGTATTGTTCTTACTGATTTTAACAAAAAATATCCTACTATTTGGTTTACGCTTTTGCATGAGTTACATCATGTGTTATTTGATTTCGATTTGATTGAGACTAGTAGTTTTCATTTAACAGGTGATGACGATTTATTTTTAATTGAAGATAAGGCAGATTCATTTGCTAGAGACTTTTTTATGGCAGAAGATAAATTTAATTATATAAAAAAGTATATTAATAACCCTTTTTTAGTTTCGAAATTTGCAGAACAAAATGAAATTCATGTTTCAATAGTTTATTCGTTTTACACTTGGTATCAAGACAAGTTATATGGAAAAAATTATCATGCTGCATTCAGAGATTTTTATCCAAATTATAAGGAAGCATTAGGTAAGTTAAGTCCTATTTCATGGGATGATATTAGTATTAAAGAAACAAGTGAACGAATTAAATTGATTTTAGAAATTAAATAA